A single Primulina eburnea isolate SZY01 chromosome 11, ASM2296580v1, whole genome shotgun sequence DNA region contains:
- the LOC140806353 gene encoding uncharacterized protein: MTVEPNPFITSFISPQFCKDCKSCRKDYKKMSDTEVPKKSADNPENTSKKQPEISEDCPGNQNLFSPRFRSVAAMAGWDEEALLIASHIVEDTPDRLCKQRRRSDIQHLKTSPTNSRRKRRAHRNSPVSNPETCLDLEEEDDSTSYQQGGDKKNIEVNIVAKVEPNRESIKEDGKDSGVSSPSPVIPCLDQLREELSCAICLEICYEPSTTPCGHSFCKQCLRSAADKCGKRCPKCRQLISNWRYCTVNTVLWNTIQLLFPREVEARKAGTTSDTSTTTRATREENSPARTRHRSRRNRSIQALNSPETDDTDSDRRNRRRLRSLSSRISGTLGRGEEASLRRDLPSQDEDALRLQREEFMEAFSVVPDEHRRSSLAQARANLIAMASRVRLRGRHI, encoded by the exons atgACCGTTGAGCCAAATCCTTTTATCACCTCTTTCATCTCTCCCCAATTTTGTAAAGATTGCAAATCCTGTAGGAAAGATTACAAGAAAATGTCAGATACCGAGGTTCCGAAGAAGAGTGCCGATAACCCAGAAAATACATCCAAAAAACAGCCAGAGATTTCTGAAGATTGTCCGGGAAATCAAAATTTGTTCAGCCCAAGGTTTCGATCGGTCGCCGCCATGGCCGGATGGGATGAAGAAGCACTTCTGATCGCTAGTCATATCGTTGAAGATACACCTGATAGATTGTGCAAGCAGCGGAGAAGATCGGATATACAGCATCTCAAGACCTCACCAACAAATTCAAGAAG AAAACGCAGGGCTCATAGGAATAGTCCAGTTTCCAATCCTGAGACCTGTCTTgatcttgaagaagaagatGATTCAACATCATATCAACAAG GCGGTGATAAAAAGAATATAGAGGTGAATATTGTAGCAAAAGTAGAGCCGAATAGAGAATCGATTAAAGAGGATGGTAAGGACTCAGGTGTTTCTAGCCCAAGCCCTGTTATCCCTTGCCTTGATCAGCTTCGTGAAGAACTTTCATGTGCA ATTTGCCTGGAGATATGTTATGAACCCAGTACTACACCTTGTGGACACAG TTTTTGCAAACAATGTTTGCGTTCTGCTGCTGACAAATGTGGGAAGCGATGTCCAAAGTGCAGGCAACTTATCAG CAATTGGAGATACTGCACCGTGAACACAGTTCTCTGGAATACAATTCAGCTCCTGTTTCCAAGAGAAGTCGAAGCAAGAAAAGCAGGGACTACCTCGGATACTAGTACTACTACTAGAGCGACTCGAGAGGAAAATAGTCCAGCCAGAACTAGACATCGTAGCAGGAGAAACAGATCTATTCAAGCTTTAAACAGTCCGGAAACAGATGACACAGACTCGGATAGAAGAAACCGTCGTCGGCTCAGAAGCCTAAGTTCACGAATTTCTGGTACTTTAGGCAGAGGAGAAGAAGCTAGTTTAAGGAGAGATTTGCCAAGCCAGGATGAGGATGCTTTGAGATTGCAGAGGGAAGAATTCATGGAGGCGTTTAGTGTGGTACCCGATGAGCACAGAAGAAGCTCACTTGCGCAGGCTAGAGCAAATTTGATTGCTATGGCATCAAGGGTTCGTTTGAGGGGCAGACATATATGA
- the LOC140806350 gene encoding uncharacterized protein isoform X1, giving the protein MKDFKPKVRVAVAAIFAVSIGLTGLYGLLKPISNGCVMTYMYPTYIPISMPENVSSTKYGLYLYHEGWKKIDFYEHLKNLNGIPVLFIPGNGGSYKQVRSLGAESDRAYQNGPLELDFYQDFPYLEDELDANLTGNMLPNQYTSMLDWFAVDLEGEHSAMDGRILQEHSEYVVYAIHRILDQYKESQDARAKEGAALSGSLPKSVILVGHSMGGFVARAAVVHPRLRKSTVETVLTLSTPHQSPPVALQPSLGHYYSHVNHEWRKGYEVQTSQSGIADPLLSHVVVVSISGGYNDYQVRSKLESLDGIVPPSHGFMISSTAMKNVWLSMEHQVILWCNQLVVQVSHTLLSLVHTRTGKPFHNVRSRLAVFTKMLHSGIHHNIIPSRHSTPTQKSDQLHNQDRNVHSEAKALGVSGCPSNLKWSEDGLEKDLYIQTSTVTVLAMDGRRRWLDIQKLGADRKNHFIFVTNLSPCFGVRLHLWPERGTLASKLSMNNRVLEVTSKMVHIPSRPAPRQIEPGSQTEQAPPSAFVWLGPRDLNGFRFMTISVAPRPTVSGRPPPATSMGVGQFFNPKDGEQLFPPHWLIHSSYLEKEITLKEDHPLAFNLTFSVSLGLLPISLSLRTTGCGIRKSEFPGLDPGDMEIGRFCRLRCFPPVALAWDATSGLHVFPNLYSEIVIVDSSPGLWTSSQESDKTAVLLLVDPHCSYKAAIGVSIIAAAGRFLLLYFSQISGFSIAVIFFALTRQAHAWEFDQPIPSLLSAVESNLRLPRPFFFLATMPLLFALLYSWLSSQLLPPVINFILVSSLCYILANGAVISLISLSQLLFYVAGTTHVITKRRWEAWEGNFDFQFLQWFSNLLSSFASAKVVRIMRVNSLLLMAFVAVVLACFVHPALGLFVLFLSHILCCHGALSSFLMASFRSHVQNEELRESGNECKSNSMQYDSRSEGDISKLFSSAVNCSSSPESTRSYSDRQLETFNHRHGLLILHLLAALMFVPSLVAWLQRNGICQNFPRFWDSLLSTGVILHGICDPKPELNFFWFPIPGFPLWEIRLSFGYLLAGYFSFVSALALAPYMVFYPMAAIGVVSFTFRVMQRRNRKNGETYHGSRKHSHRH; this is encoded by the exons ATGAAAGATTTTAAACCTAAAGTTAGAGTAGCAGTTGCTGCTATCTTTGCTGTATCGATAGGTCTTACTGGTCTTTATGGTTTATTGAAACCAATATCAAATGGTTGTGTAATGACATACATGTATCCTACATACATTCCCATATCAATGCCAGAAAATGTGTCTTCTACAAAATACGGCTTGTATCTATACCACGAAGGGTGGAAAAAGATTGATTTTTATGAGcatcttaaaaatcttaatggcATTCCAGTTCTTTTCATCCCTGGAAATGGTGGAAGCTACAAACAG GTCAGATCCCTGGGTGCCGAGTCTGACAGAGCTTATCAAAATGGTCCACTTGAACTGGATTTTTACCAAGATTTCCCATATTTGGAAGATGAATTAGATGCTAATTTGACTGGAAATATGCTACCAAATCAATACACTTCTATGCTTGATTGGTTTGCGGTGGATCTTGAAGGTGAACATTCTGCTATGGATGGTCGGATACTTCAAGAGCATTCAGAATATGTTGTATATGCCATACACAGG ATACTAGATCAATATAAAGAATCTCAAGATGCACGGGCTAAAGAAGGGGCTGCTCTCTCTGGAAGTCTGCCCAAAAGTGTTATTTTGGTTGGTCATTCAATGGGAGGTTTTGTTGCTAGGGCTGCAGTTGTGCATCCCCGTTTGAGGAAGTCTACTGTTGAAACTGTCTTGACACTTTCGACCCCGCACCA ATCACCTCCTGTGGCATTGCAGCCATCCTTGGGTCACTATTACTCTCATGTGAATCACGAGTGGAGAAAAGGGTATGAGGTCCAAACCTCTCAATCTGGAATAGCAGATCCTTTGCTCTCGCATGTTGTTGTTGTATCCATTTCCGGTGGTTATAATGATTACCAG GTCCGCTCAAAGTTGGAGTCTCTTGATGGTATAGTGCCTCCGTCACATGGCTTTATGATAAGTAGCACTGCTATGAAGAATGTTTGGTTGTCAATGGAACATCAGGTTATCTTATGGTGTAATCAGCTGGTTGTGCAA GTGTCACACACTCTTCTCAGTCTGGTACACACGAGGACCGGGAAACCTTTTCATAATGTAAGAAGCAGACTTGCAGTATTCACTAAAATGCTTCATAGTGGAATACATCATAACATTATTCCATCGAGACATTCAACACCGACACAAAAGTCTGACCAACTACATAATCAAGACAGAAACGTTCATTCTG AAGCAAAAGCTCTTGGCGTATCTGGTTGCCCAAGTAATCTAAAGTGGAGTGAAGATGGACTTGAAAAGGACCTTTACATTCAAACTAGTACTGTCACAGTTTTAGCCATGGATGGGAGAAGACGGTGGTTGGACATTCAGAAACTG GGCGCAGACAGGAAAAACCACTTTATTTTTGTGACAAATCTTTCACCATGTTTTGGAGTGCGACTTCATCTTTGGCCGGAGAGGGGAACTTTGGCGTCGAAATTGTCAATGAACAATCGTGTTTTAGAAGTTACGTCAAAAATGGTGCATATTCCTTCTAGACCAGCACCTAGGCAG ATTGAGCCAGGTAGTCAGACTGAGCAAGCTCCTCCGTCTGCCTTTGTTTGGTTGGGTCCTCGGGATCTGAATGGCTTCAGATTCATGACAATTTCAGTGGCACCTCGCCCG ACTGTTtcaggtagacctccaccagcTACATCAATGGGAGTGGGACAATTTTTCAATCCAAAGGATGGGGAGCAATTATTCCCTCCTCACTGGTTGATTCATTCATCATATTTGGAAAAG GAAATAACATTGAAAGAGGATCATCCTCTTGCATTCAATCTAACATTTTCTGTTAGCTTAGGTCTTCTTCCTATTTCGTTATCTCTCAGAACAACGGGCTGTGGAATTAGGAAGTCAGAATTTCCTGGTTTAGATCCCGGAGATATGGAAATTGGCA GGTTTTGTCGACTTCGCTGTTTTCCACCAGTTGCACTTGCTTGGGATGCGACATCTGGTCTCCATGTTTTTCCAAATTTGTATTCTGAAATAGTTATCGTAGATTCGTCTCCTGGACTCTGGACTTCTTCGCAAGAGTCTGATAAGACGGCGGTTTTGTTACTG GTAGACCCACACTGTTCATATAAAGCTGCTATTGGTGTTTCTATCATTGCCGCTGCTGGTAGATTCTTGCTTTTGTATTTCTCTCAG ATCAGCGGTTTTAGCATTGCTGTTATATTTTTTGCCCTGACGAGGCAAGCACATGCGTGGGAATTTGATCAACCAATACCTTCACTGCTATCAGCTGTCGAATCTAATTTGAGATTACCGAGGCCATTTTTCTTCCTTGCCACAATGCCTCTTTTATTTGCTTTGCTCTATTCTTGGCTAAGCTCTCAATTGCTCCCTCCAGTTATAAACTTCATTCTTGTGTCATCGCTTTGCTATATTTTAGCAAATGGGGCCGTGATCTCGTTGATATCACTTTCTCAATTACTTTTCTATGTTGCTGGCACAACCCATGTAATCACAAAGAGACG GTGGGAGGCATGGGAAGGAAACTTCGATTTTCAGTTTCTCCAATGGTTTTCTAACCTATTATCCAGCTTTGCATCTGCTAAG GTGGTAAGGATTATGAGGGTGAATTCACTACTTCTTATGGCATTTGTTGCTGTTGTGCTGGCTTGTTTTGTCCATCCTGCCCTCGGACTTTTTGTATTGTTCTTATCTCATATTCTGTGCTGCCACGGTGCCCTCTCGAG TTTTTTGATGGCTTCATTTCGCAGCCACGTTCAGAATGAAGAGTTACGTGAATCTGGAAATGAGTGTAAAAGTAACTCAATGCAATACGACTCCAGGTCTGAAGGTGACATAAGCAAGCTATTTTCTAGTGCTGTAAACTGCTCTAGTAGCCCAGAATCTACAAGAAGCTATAGTGACAGACAATTAGAAACCTTCAACCATCGCCATGGCTTGCTTATTTTACATTTGCTTGCGGCACTGATGTTTGTCCCTTCTCTTGTGGCTTGGCTCCAG CGGAATGGTATCTGCCAAAACTTTCCACGTTTTTGGGATTCTTTACTTAGCACTGGTGTCATCTTGCATGGTATATGTGATCCAAAGCCCGAATTAAATTTCTTTTGGTTTCCTATTCCGGGCTTCCCTTTGTGGGAAATCAGGTTAAGCTTTGGTTATCTCCTTGCTGGCTACTTTTCGTTTGTTTCTGCGTTGGCATTGGCCccatatatggtgttttatcctaTGGCTGCAATTGGAGTTGTTTCCTTCACTTTTAGAGTCATGCAAAGAAGGAACAGAAAGAACGGTGAGACTTACCATGGCAGCAGAAAGCATTCCCATAGACATTAG
- the LOC140806350 gene encoding uncharacterized protein isoform X2, with protein sequence MGGFVARAAVVHPRLRKSTVETVLTLSTPHQSPPVALQPSLGHYYSHVNHEWRKGYEVQTSQSGIADPLLSHVVVVSISGGYNDYQVRSKLESLDGIVPPSHGFMISSTAMKNVWLSMEHQVILWCNQLVVQVSHTLLSLVHTRTGKPFHNVRSRLAVFTKMLHSGIHHNIIPSRHSTPTQKSDQLHNQDRNVHSEAKALGVSGCPSNLKWSEDGLEKDLYIQTSTVTVLAMDGRRRWLDIQKLGADRKNHFIFVTNLSPCFGVRLHLWPERGTLASKLSMNNRVLEVTSKMVHIPSRPAPRQIEPGSQTEQAPPSAFVWLGPRDLNGFRFMTISVAPRPTVSGRPPPATSMGVGQFFNPKDGEQLFPPHWLIHSSYLEKEITLKEDHPLAFNLTFSVSLGLLPISLSLRTTGCGIRKSEFPGLDPGDMEIGRFCRLRCFPPVALAWDATSGLHVFPNLYSEIVIVDSSPGLWTSSQESDKTAVLLLVDPHCSYKAAIGVSIIAAAGRFLLLYFSQISGFSIAVIFFALTRQAHAWEFDQPIPSLLSAVESNLRLPRPFFFLATMPLLFALLYSWLSSQLLPPVINFILVSSLCYILANGAVISLISLSQLLFYVAGTTHVITKRRWEAWEGNFDFQFLQWFSNLLSSFASAKVVRIMRVNSLLLMAFVAVVLACFVHPALGLFVLFLSHILCCHGALSSFLMASFRSHVQNEELRESGNECKSNSMQYDSRSEGDISKLFSSAVNCSSSPESTRSYSDRQLETFNHRHGLLILHLLAALMFVPSLVAWLQRNGICQNFPRFWDSLLSTGVILHGICDPKPELNFFWFPIPGFPLWEIRLSFGYLLAGYFSFVSALALAPYMVFYPMAAIGVVSFTFRVMQRRNRKNGETYHGSRKHSHRH encoded by the exons ATGGGAGGTTTTGTTGCTAGGGCTGCAGTTGTGCATCCCCGTTTGAGGAAGTCTACTGTTGAAACTGTCTTGACACTTTCGACCCCGCACCA ATCACCTCCTGTGGCATTGCAGCCATCCTTGGGTCACTATTACTCTCATGTGAATCACGAGTGGAGAAAAGGGTATGAGGTCCAAACCTCTCAATCTGGAATAGCAGATCCTTTGCTCTCGCATGTTGTTGTTGTATCCATTTCCGGTGGTTATAATGATTACCAG GTCCGCTCAAAGTTGGAGTCTCTTGATGGTATAGTGCCTCCGTCACATGGCTTTATGATAAGTAGCACTGCTATGAAGAATGTTTGGTTGTCAATGGAACATCAGGTTATCTTATGGTGTAATCAGCTGGTTGTGCAA GTGTCACACACTCTTCTCAGTCTGGTACACACGAGGACCGGGAAACCTTTTCATAATGTAAGAAGCAGACTTGCAGTATTCACTAAAATGCTTCATAGTGGAATACATCATAACATTATTCCATCGAGACATTCAACACCGACACAAAAGTCTGACCAACTACATAATCAAGACAGAAACGTTCATTCTG AAGCAAAAGCTCTTGGCGTATCTGGTTGCCCAAGTAATCTAAAGTGGAGTGAAGATGGACTTGAAAAGGACCTTTACATTCAAACTAGTACTGTCACAGTTTTAGCCATGGATGGGAGAAGACGGTGGTTGGACATTCAGAAACTG GGCGCAGACAGGAAAAACCACTTTATTTTTGTGACAAATCTTTCACCATGTTTTGGAGTGCGACTTCATCTTTGGCCGGAGAGGGGAACTTTGGCGTCGAAATTGTCAATGAACAATCGTGTTTTAGAAGTTACGTCAAAAATGGTGCATATTCCTTCTAGACCAGCACCTAGGCAG ATTGAGCCAGGTAGTCAGACTGAGCAAGCTCCTCCGTCTGCCTTTGTTTGGTTGGGTCCTCGGGATCTGAATGGCTTCAGATTCATGACAATTTCAGTGGCACCTCGCCCG ACTGTTtcaggtagacctccaccagcTACATCAATGGGAGTGGGACAATTTTTCAATCCAAAGGATGGGGAGCAATTATTCCCTCCTCACTGGTTGATTCATTCATCATATTTGGAAAAG GAAATAACATTGAAAGAGGATCATCCTCTTGCATTCAATCTAACATTTTCTGTTAGCTTAGGTCTTCTTCCTATTTCGTTATCTCTCAGAACAACGGGCTGTGGAATTAGGAAGTCAGAATTTCCTGGTTTAGATCCCGGAGATATGGAAATTGGCA GGTTTTGTCGACTTCGCTGTTTTCCACCAGTTGCACTTGCTTGGGATGCGACATCTGGTCTCCATGTTTTTCCAAATTTGTATTCTGAAATAGTTATCGTAGATTCGTCTCCTGGACTCTGGACTTCTTCGCAAGAGTCTGATAAGACGGCGGTTTTGTTACTG GTAGACCCACACTGTTCATATAAAGCTGCTATTGGTGTTTCTATCATTGCCGCTGCTGGTAGATTCTTGCTTTTGTATTTCTCTCAG ATCAGCGGTTTTAGCATTGCTGTTATATTTTTTGCCCTGACGAGGCAAGCACATGCGTGGGAATTTGATCAACCAATACCTTCACTGCTATCAGCTGTCGAATCTAATTTGAGATTACCGAGGCCATTTTTCTTCCTTGCCACAATGCCTCTTTTATTTGCTTTGCTCTATTCTTGGCTAAGCTCTCAATTGCTCCCTCCAGTTATAAACTTCATTCTTGTGTCATCGCTTTGCTATATTTTAGCAAATGGGGCCGTGATCTCGTTGATATCACTTTCTCAATTACTTTTCTATGTTGCTGGCACAACCCATGTAATCACAAAGAGACG GTGGGAGGCATGGGAAGGAAACTTCGATTTTCAGTTTCTCCAATGGTTTTCTAACCTATTATCCAGCTTTGCATCTGCTAAG GTGGTAAGGATTATGAGGGTGAATTCACTACTTCTTATGGCATTTGTTGCTGTTGTGCTGGCTTGTTTTGTCCATCCTGCCCTCGGACTTTTTGTATTGTTCTTATCTCATATTCTGTGCTGCCACGGTGCCCTCTCGAG TTTTTTGATGGCTTCATTTCGCAGCCACGTTCAGAATGAAGAGTTACGTGAATCTGGAAATGAGTGTAAAAGTAACTCAATGCAATACGACTCCAGGTCTGAAGGTGACATAAGCAAGCTATTTTCTAGTGCTGTAAACTGCTCTAGTAGCCCAGAATCTACAAGAAGCTATAGTGACAGACAATTAGAAACCTTCAACCATCGCCATGGCTTGCTTATTTTACATTTGCTTGCGGCACTGATGTTTGTCCCTTCTCTTGTGGCTTGGCTCCAG CGGAATGGTATCTGCCAAAACTTTCCACGTTTTTGGGATTCTTTACTTAGCACTGGTGTCATCTTGCATGGTATATGTGATCCAAAGCCCGAATTAAATTTCTTTTGGTTTCCTATTCCGGGCTTCCCTTTGTGGGAAATCAGGTTAAGCTTTGGTTATCTCCTTGCTGGCTACTTTTCGTTTGTTTCTGCGTTGGCATTGGCCccatatatggtgttttatcctaTGGCTGCAATTGGAGTTGTTTCCTTCACTTTTAGAGTCATGCAAAGAAGGAACAGAAAGAACGGTGAGACTTACCATGGCAGCAGAAAGCATTCCCATAGACATTAG
- the LOC140806357 gene encoding glucose-6-phosphate 1-dehydrogenase, cytoplasmic isoform-like, whose translation MAGEWHCEKRTLSKYESFPRENESVLESGCLSIIVLGASGDLAKKKTFPALFNLYRQGFLQSNEVHIFGYARTKISDEELRDRIQGYLPGGKERTEDVSNFLQLIKYVSGTYDAPEGFQVLDVAISEHEISKNSTDGSSRRLFYLALPPSVYPPVCKMIKKYAMNKSHLGGWTRIVVEKPFGKDLASAEELSSQIGELFEESQIYRIDHYLGKELVQNLLVLRFANRFFLPLWNRDNIANVQIVFREDFGTEGRGGYFDQYGIIRDIIQNHLLQVLCLVAMEKPVSTKPEHIRDEKVKVLQSVVPIKDEEVVLGQYEGYKDDPTVPDNSNTPTFASVILHIHNERWEGVPFILKAGKALNSRKAEIRVQFKDVPGDIFKCQKQGRNEFVIRLQPSEAIYMKLTVKQPGLEMSTAQSELDLSYNQRYQGVVIPEAYERLILDTIKGDQQHFVRRDELKAAWEIFTPLLHRVDDGEIKSLPYKPGSRGPAEADKLLEKAGYVQTHGYIWIPPTL comes from the exons ATGGCCGGTGAGTGGCACTGTGAAAAAAGAACTCTTTCTAAGTATGAATCTTTTCCGAGAGAGAATGAGAGTGTGCTCGAGAGTGGATGCCTCTCAATCATTGTTCTGGGTGCTTCTGGTGATCTTGCGAAAAAAAAGACATTTCCTGCACTCTTTAACCTTTACCGGCAG GGATTTTTGCAATCAAATGAAGTTCACATTTTTGGCTATGCAAGGACCAAGATTTCTGATGAAGAATTGAGAGATCGAATTCAAGG ATATCTTCCTggaggcaaagaaagaacagaaGATGTTTCAAACTTTCTGCAGTTG ATTAAATATGTGAGTGGCACTTATGATGCTCCAGAAGGCTTTCAAGTGTTAGATGTAGCTATATCTGAGCATGAAATATCAAAAAACAGTACGGATGGATCATCTAGGAGGCTTTTCTATCTTGCACTTCCTCCATCTGTGTATCCACCAGTCTGTAAAATGATCAAGAAGTATGCCATGAATAAAT CTCATCTTGGCGGATGGACTCGTATAGTTGTTGAGAAACCATTTGGAAAGGATTTGGCATCAGCTGAGGAACTGAGCTCACAGATTGGAGAATTATTTGAGGAATCACAAATTTATCGTATTGATCATTATTTGGGAAAGGAATTGGTGCAAAATTTG cTGGTGCTTCGTTTTGCGAATCGTTTCTTTTTACCTCTTTGGAATCGCGACAACATTGCTAATGTTCAG ATAGTGTTTAGAGAAGATTTCGGAACTGAGGGTCGTGGTGGATATTTTGATCAGTACGG CATTATCCGTGACATTATTCAGAACCACCTATTGCAG gttcTTTGCCTTGTTGCCATGGAGAAACCTGTTTCCACGAAGCCTGAGCATATCCGAGATGAGAAAGTGAAG GTTCTTCAATCTGTTGTTCCGATCAAAGATGAAGAGGTGGTGCTTGGACAATATGAAGGCTATAAGGATGATCCAACGGTTCCAGACAACTCAAATACTCCTACTTTTGCTTCAGTCATTCTACATATTCACAATGAACGATGGGAAG GTGTGCCCTTTATACTAAAGGCTGGGAAAGCTTTAAATTCAAGAAAAGCGGAGATACGGGTTCAGTTCAAGGACGTTCCAGGGGACATATTTAAAT GTCAAAAGCAAGGAAGGAATGAATTTGTAATTCGCTTACAACCTTCCGAGGCCATATACATGAAACTAACT GTGAAGCAGCCCGGGTTGGAAATGTCCACTGCTCAGAGCGAATTAGATTTGTCCTATAACCAACGGTACCAAGGGGTTGTCATTCCCGAGGCTTATGAACGTCTGATACTTGACAC AATTAAAGGTGATCAACAGCATTTTGTCCGCAGAGATGAGCTGAAG GCTGCTTGGGAGATTTTTACGCCACTTCTGCACCGAGTAGATGATGGAGAGATCAAGTCACTTCCATACAAGCCCGGGAGCAGAGGCCCCGCTGAAGCAGACAAGCTGCTAGAAAAGGCAGGCTACGTTCAAACACATGGCTATATATGGATTCCCCCAACCTTGTAA
- the LOC140806358 gene encoding cytosolic Fe-S cluster assembly factor NBP35-like, whose product MENGGNEIPENANEHCPGPQSESAGKSDSCEGCPNQEACATAPKGPDPDLVSIAERMATVKHKILVLSGKGGVGKSTFSAQLSFALAGMDYQVGLLDIDICGPSTPKMLGLEGQQIHQSNLGWSPVYVESNLGVMSIGFMLPDADEAVVWRGPRKNGLIKQFLKDVYWGELDFLVVDAPPGTSDEHISVVQFLKATGIDGAIIVTTPQQVSLIDVRKEVSFCRKVELPIIGVVENMSGLCQPLSDLRFLSLTDAGEQKDMTEWAMMYLKEKAPEMLNLFAFSEVFDSSAGGGAKMCRDMGVPFLGKVPLDPQLCKAAEEGRSCFDDGKCHVSAPALKAIVEKVLSEVKASRMEDVA is encoded by the exons ATGGAAAACGGAGGCAACGAAATACCTGAAAACGCCAATGAAC ATTGCCCAGGGCCTCAATCTGAATCAGCTGGAAAATCTGATTCTTGTGAAGGATGCCCTAATCAGGAGGCTTGCGCTACTGCTCCGAAAGGACCCGACCCAg ACTTGGTTTCTATAGCAGAAAGAATGGCAACAGTAAAACACAAAATTCTGGTGTTATCCGGCAAGGGTGGAGTTGGGAAGAGTACATTCTCAGCTCAACTTTCTTTTGCCTTAGCTGGTATGGATTATCAGGTAGGTcttcttgatattgatatttGCGGTCCAAGCACCCCGAAGATGCTCGGTCTTGAAGGGCAACAGATTCATCAGAGTAACCTTGGTTGGTCTCCTGTTTACGTTGAGTCTAACCTTGGGGTCATGTCTATCGGTTTCATGCTCCCCGACGCTGATGAGGCTGTCGTATGGAGAGGGCCACGAAAGAATGGACTCATCAAGCAATTCCTGAAGGATGTGTACTGGGGTGAGCTTGATTTTCTTGTAGTCGATGCACCACCTGGGACCTCAGATGAGCATATTTCAGTTGTCCAGTTCCTTAAGGCAACCGGAATAGATGGTGCCATTATAGTTACCACTCCACAACAGGTATCTCTTATAGATGTGAGGAAAGAAGTCAGCTTCTGCAGGAAAGTTGAGCTACCGATTATTGGAGTCGTGGAGAATATGAGTGGTTTGTGTCAACCATTGTCGGATCTCAGATTCTTGAGCCTGACAGATGCTGGCGAGCAAAAAGACATGACTGAGTGGGCTATGATGTACTTGAAGGAGAAGGCACCAGAAATGCTGAATTTGTTCGCTTTTAGTGAAGTTTTTGACAGTAGTGCTGGTGGTGGCGCAAAAATGTGTCGAGACATGGGGGTTCCCTTTCTTGGAAAGGTACCCTTGGACCCTCAGCTGTGTAAAGCTGCAGAAGAAGGAAGATCTTGCTTTGATGATGGTAAATGTCATGTAAGTGCTCCCGCCTTGAAGGCGATTGTGGAGAAGGTGTTGTCGGAAGTGAAGGCGTCAAGAATGGAGGATGTGGCATAG